A segment of the Bordetella flabilis genome:
CAGCCAGCGCCAGAACATTTCCCTTTCCTATCTCGAACAACTGTTCGGCAAATTGCGGCGCCACGAGCTGGTTGACAGCGTTCGTGGCCCGGGCGGCGGCTATTCGCTGGCCCGGCTGGCGCGCAATGTCACCGTGGCGGACATTATTTTCGCGGTGGACGAACCATTGGATGCCACCAGTTGCGCAGGCAAGCAGGACTGTACGAGCGGCAAGGATGGCAAGTCCGGCAAGTGCATGACGCACGAGCTGTGGGCCACCTTGAACCGCAAAATGGTGGATTACCTGGATTCGGTTTCCCTGCAGGATCTGGTGGACCAGCAACGCGTGCGGCAGCTTCAGGAAGCCAGCAAGCAAGCCCAGAATGGGACGGTGCGGGTGAACCGCGTGACCAACGGCACCGCGGTTTCCAGCCCTTGCGCCAACGCCGCTTCCGCGCCTACTGGCGCGTCCGCCACCGCATAAGAACTCAGGAGCTGTACGAATGACTACCCGTCCTATTTATCTCGACTACTCCGCTACGACGCCTGTCGATCCCCGCGTGGTAGAGAAAATGGTGCCGTGGCTGTATGAGAACTTCGGTAATCCGGCTTCGCGTAGCCACGCCATCGGCTGGGAAGCGGAGGACGCTGTCGAACGCGCGCGCGAAGAGGTTGCCAAGCTGGTCAATGCGGATCCGCGCGAAATCATCTGGACCTCCGGCGCTACCGAATCGGACAACCTGGCAATCAAGGGCGCGGCGAATTTCTACGCCGAGCGCGGCAAGCACGTCATCACCGTGAAGACCGAGCACAAGGCCGTCCTGGATACAACCCGGGAACTGGAGCGCCAGGGTTTCGAGGTCACCTACCTGGATGTGCAGGAAAACGGCCTGCTGGATCTGGACGTGTTCAAGGCGGCATTGCGGCCGGACACCGTCCTGGTTTCCGTGATGATGGTGAACAACGAGATCGGTGTCATCCAGGACATTGCCGCGCTGGGTGAAATCTGCCGCGAGCGGAACATCATTTTCCACGTCGATGCGGCGCAGGCCACCGGCAAGGTCGAAATCGACCTGCAAAAACTGAAGGTCGACCTGATGTCGTTCTCCGCCCACAAGACCTACGGTCCCAAGGGTATTGGCGCTTTGTATGTCCGCCGCAAGCCGCGGGTCCGCATCGAGGCGCAAATGCATGGTGGCGGCCACGAGCGCGGGTTCCGATCCGGCACGCTGCCAACCCACCAGATCGTCGGCATGGGCGAGGCCTTCCGCCTGGCGCGCGAGGAAATGGGTACGGAGAACGAACGCATCCGCATGTTGCGCGACCGCCTGTGGGCGGGCTTGTCAGAGATCGAAGAGGTCTACCTGAATGGCGATATGGAGCGCCGTGTCCCGCACAACTTGAACGTCAGCTTCAATTATGTGGAAGGCGAGTCGCTCATCATGGCGGTGAAGGAACTCGCGGTGTCCAGTGGATCAGCCTGTACCTCCGCCAGCCTGGAGCCTTCCTACGTCCTGCGCGCCCTGGGCCGCAACGACGAGCTTGCGCATAGCTCCATCCGGTTCACCATCGGCCGCTTCACCACTGAGCAGGAAATCGACTTCACGGTCGACCTCCTGAAGAAGCGGGTAGGCAAGCTGCGCGATAT
Coding sequences within it:
- a CDS encoding IscS subfamily cysteine desulfurase, coding for MTTRPIYLDYSATTPVDPRVVEKMVPWLYENFGNPASRSHAIGWEAEDAVERAREEVAKLVNADPREIIWTSGATESDNLAIKGAANFYAERGKHVITVKTEHKAVLDTTRELERQGFEVTYLDVQENGLLDLDVFKAALRPDTVLVSVMMVNNEIGVIQDIAALGEICRERNIIFHVDAAQATGKVEIDLQKLKVDLMSFSAHKTYGPKGIGALYVRRKPRVRIEAQMHGGGHERGFRSGTLPTHQIVGMGEAFRLAREEMGTENERIRMLRDRLWAGLSEIEEVYLNGDMERRVPHNLNVSFNYVEGESLIMAVKELAVSSGSACTSASLEPSYVLRALGRNDELAHSSIRFTIGRFTTEQEIDFTVDLLKKRVGKLRDMSPLWEMAKEGIDLNSVQWAAH
- the iscR gene encoding Fe-S cluster assembly transcriptional regulator IscR; the encoded protein is MRLTTKGRFAVTAMIDLAMRQHSGPVTLAAISQRQNISLSYLEQLFGKLRRHELVDSVRGPGGGYSLARLARNVTVADIIFAVDEPLDATSCAGKQDCTSGKDGKSGKCMTHELWATLNRKMVDYLDSVSLQDLVDQQRVRQLQEASKQAQNGTVRVNRVTNGTAVSSPCANAASAPTGASATA